From the Alkalibacter rhizosphaerae genome, one window contains:
- the dmpI gene encoding 4-oxalocrotonate tautomerase DmpI, with translation MPVITIEAGKMDKEKKLQLVQGMVSVASEVLNIPEQAFTTIIRENDAENVGVGKELLADRHAK, from the coding sequence ATGCCGGTAATAACCATTGAAGCAGGAAAGATGGACAAAGAGAAAAAACTGCAATTGGTTCAAGGGATGGTTTCTGTGGCCAGTGAGGTACTAAACATTCCGGAACAGGCTTTTACGACGATTATTCGAGAGAATGACGCGGAAAACGTCGGAGTCGGTAAAGAATTGCTTGCCGACCGACACGCAAAGTGA
- a CDS encoding metallopeptidase family protein encodes MMELEEVEVLLEEIIDGFPKELFDKLNGGILLLPEEKRNPDPRLHDLYILGEYHSGGGLGRYIVLYHGSFQKVFGEFGKRKLRRELEKTLKHEFVHHLESLAGERSLEKEDRQFIINFLEGKK; translated from the coding sequence GTGATGGAACTGGAAGAAGTGGAAGTGTTGTTGGAAGAAATCATTGACGGATTTCCAAAAGAGCTTTTCGATAAACTCAACGGTGGGATCTTGTTGCTGCCGGAGGAAAAACGCAACCCGGATCCAAGACTCCACGACCTGTATATTTTAGGAGAGTACCACAGTGGAGGTGGACTGGGACGCTACATCGTGCTGTATCATGGATCCTTTCAAAAAGTATTTGGTGAATTCGGAAAGAGAAAACTTCGCAGGGAGTTGGAAAAAACCCTGAAACATGAGTTTGTACACCATCTGGAAAGTCTTGCGGGAGAACGCAGTCTGGAAAAAGAAGATCGTCAATTCATCATTAATTTTTTGGAAGGGAAAAAATAG
- a CDS encoding 50S ribosomal protein L25: protein MKISCVKRGETGTGASNKLRKEDFIPGVVYGKGKEPENIALSRKDMDTILKQMGSNAILDLEMNGKAYHVMLKEIQKDPILGNVVHADFMQVGKDQKVVVAVAIHLENADHLHNEGALIHLLDYVEVECLADNIPKSFHLDVGDMKVGDTKTVADIVLEKGIVILNEADEPIASLTHFRQEEETETTDEEITEPVVIGEEEEEIE from the coding sequence ATGAAAATAAGTTGCGTGAAAAGGGGCGAAACTGGTACCGGGGCGTCCAACAAGCTGCGAAAAGAAGACTTCATCCCCGGAGTAGTTTATGGAAAAGGTAAAGAGCCGGAGAACATTGCGCTCAGCCGAAAAGACATGGATACCATTTTAAAGCAAATGGGATCCAATGCCATTCTTGATTTAGAAATGAATGGGAAGGCTTATCATGTAATGTTGAAAGAAATACAGAAAGACCCAATATTGGGCAATGTGGTCCACGCAGATTTCATGCAGGTTGGCAAAGACCAGAAAGTTGTTGTAGCAGTGGCAATACATCTTGAAAATGCTGATCATTTGCATAATGAAGGAGCGTTGATCCATCTTCTGGACTACGTGGAAGTGGAATGCCTTGCAGACAACATTCCAAAAAGTTTTCATTTGGATGTAGGCGATATGAAGGTGGGAGACACCAAAACCGTTGCGGACATCGTATTGGAAAAAGGGATCGTCATCTTGAATGAAGCGGATGAACCCATTGCATCCTTGACTCATTTCCGACAAGAGGAAGAAACGGAAACAACAGACGAAGAAATCACGGAACCAGTGGTGATCGGAGAAGAAGAGGAAGAAATAGAATAA
- a CDS encoding M20/M25/M40 family metallo-hydrolase produces the protein MKIAIVYNRDSQAVINIFGKPNREKYGLDTIEKIKDALEQGGHQVATFEGDKNIVSALEDFMPSVISGERPGLVFNLSYGIQGRARYTHIPAILEMLGIPYVGSGPETHAIALDKVLTKIVLMQRGLPTPKFAVLETPDFSLPLKENLSYPLIVKPKDEAVSYGLRIVRNDEELREGVAVIYDMFKTATLVEEYIEGREINVGLLGNDPVVSLPPCEVIFDEGERIYTFEDKKGLSGRLIRKEAPADLEEGLSRRISQLAIEAFQALGCSDSARVDFRLDDHGEPTILEVNSMASLTLEGSYVFAAEKIGLDYAKLVNKLIEVASLRYFGPLVGVEHPSYVPEDLPSRAFGYLTQNRDKMEEELKKWTNIQSWTGDPVGIGTMVRKMEETWTDLGLQLREDYSNRQSAWTWQTEAGLEGGTLFVIPLDVPHDGMGGYPVSYRKNLEWLYGEGIATSRAGLVCVMQTLRALQVYEVLHQKKIGVFLYADEGRGMRYSSKIFHQAAKAAGQVLVMHPGFRTGKVVDQHRGSRKYSLLLDGAVKRTGDQTGFDDAMSWFLDRAAKIKDLNETQQRVTIAVQDLHTDRYSILLPHRIRATIYITYLKIEMADKAEKTLFQLFESEDEHIQVNFQKLEERPPLNSSEDTALMVESFKAVSQHWRLPFSTESSLVPTAAGEVPLGIPVLSGMAPAGKDVYTPNESVHRGELLQRTMLLTQWLLQEEGIDPE, from the coding sequence ATGAAGATTGCAATCGTATACAACAGGGACAGCCAAGCCGTCATCAACATTTTCGGTAAACCCAATCGAGAAAAATATGGATTGGACACCATTGAAAAAATCAAAGATGCCTTGGAGCAGGGCGGCCATCAGGTGGCTACATTTGAAGGCGATAAAAATATCGTTTCCGCCTTGGAAGATTTCATGCCGTCGGTGATCAGCGGAGAGCGCCCTGGCTTGGTTTTTAATTTGAGCTACGGGATCCAGGGACGAGCTCGATATACCCATATCCCCGCCATTTTGGAAATGCTTGGTATTCCTTATGTGGGATCCGGACCGGAGACCCATGCCATCGCATTGGACAAGGTTCTGACAAAAATCGTTCTGATGCAGCGAGGATTGCCTACACCCAAGTTTGCCGTTTTGGAGACCCCGGATTTCTCCCTGCCGCTGAAGGAAAACTTGTCCTATCCATTGATCGTCAAACCCAAGGATGAAGCAGTATCCTATGGATTGCGCATCGTTCGCAACGACGAGGAACTCCGGGAAGGGGTGGCAGTCATCTATGACATGTTTAAAACAGCCACTTTGGTAGAGGAGTATATCGAGGGTCGAGAAATCAACGTGGGCCTATTGGGGAATGATCCGGTTGTCAGTTTGCCTCCCTGCGAAGTCATCTTTGATGAAGGAGAAAGGATCTATACATTCGAAGACAAAAAAGGATTGAGCGGCCGTCTTATCCGAAAAGAGGCACCTGCGGATCTGGAGGAAGGGTTGAGTCGCCGTATTTCCCAGCTGGCAATAGAAGCATTTCAGGCATTAGGCTGCAGCGATAGTGCCCGGGTGGATTTTCGGCTGGATGACCACGGGGAGCCGACGATCCTGGAAGTGAACTCCATGGCAAGTTTGACATTGGAAGGTTCTTACGTATTTGCAGCGGAAAAGATCGGTTTGGATTACGCCAAACTGGTGAACAAACTAATTGAAGTGGCCAGTTTGCGTTATTTTGGCCCATTAGTGGGAGTGGAGCATCCTTCCTATGTTCCAGAGGATCTTCCTTCCCGCGCATTTGGGTATCTGACGCAAAATCGGGATAAAATGGAAGAAGAATTGAAAAAGTGGACCAACATCCAAAGCTGGACAGGGGATCCGGTGGGGATCGGCACCATGGTTCGAAAGATGGAGGAGACCTGGACCGACTTGGGCTTGCAACTTCGGGAAGATTATAGCAACCGGCAATCTGCATGGACCTGGCAAACGGAAGCAGGATTGGAAGGGGGAACTCTTTTTGTCATCCCCTTGGATGTTCCCCACGATGGTATGGGTGGGTACCCGGTATCCTATCGAAAAAATTTGGAGTGGCTCTATGGAGAAGGCATTGCCACCAGCAGAGCCGGATTGGTTTGTGTGATGCAGACCCTTCGAGCACTCCAAGTATATGAGGTGCTCCATCAGAAGAAGATCGGAGTTTTTCTGTACGCGGACGAAGGCAGAGGAATGCGCTACAGCAGTAAGATCTTTCATCAGGCAGCCAAAGCTGCAGGACAGGTATTGGTCATGCATCCTGGATTTCGTACTGGAAAAGTGGTGGATCAACACAGAGGATCCAGAAAATACAGTCTTCTGCTGGACGGCGCCGTTAAACGGACCGGAGATCAAACCGGCTTTGACGACGCCATGAGCTGGTTTTTGGATCGTGCGGCAAAAATCAAAGATCTGAATGAAACACAGCAACGGGTCACTATTGCAGTCCAAGACCTTCACACGGACCGATACAGCATATTGTTGCCCCATCGGATCCGTGCAACCATCTATATCACTTATTTAAAAATAGAGATGGCAGACAAAGCGGAGAAGACCTTGTTTCAGTTGTTTGAAAGTGAGGATGAGCACATACAAGTGAATTTTCAAAAACTGGAAGAACGACCTCCATTGAATTCATCGGAGGATACAGCTTTGATGGTGGAAAGTTTCAAGGCCGTTAGCCAGCACTGGCGCCTTCCTTTTTCTACAGAATCCAGTTTGGTACCAACGGCAGCAGGGGAAGTCCCCCTTGGGATCCCGGTGCTTTCCGGCATGGCTCCGGCAGGAAAAGATGTGTATACCCCAAATGAGTCCGTCCATCGGGGAGAATTGTTGCAGCGAACCATGCTGTTGACCCAATGGTTGCTACAAGAAGAAGGGATAGATCCTGAATAA
- a CDS encoding flavodoxin family protein, translating into MNVIGINAGPRKKWNTHTLIENALEGARSQGAQTEMIHLFDLDFTGCVSCFACKLIDGKSYGTCAVQDDLKEVLKKIEEADAVVLGSPIYFGEVTAEFRGLLERLFFQYLVYDKERTLLNPKRKPVLLIFTTNAPEVAYEQVGYLKKFDDYKGMFGRFIGETNYMYASETLQFKDYSKYMSTMMDPAAREKRHDEIFPMDCKRAYSMGSALLNKQE; encoded by the coding sequence ATGAACGTAATAGGAATCAATGCCGGTCCGAGAAAAAAATGGAACACCCATACCTTGATCGAAAATGCACTGGAAGGAGCAAGGTCTCAAGGGGCCCAAACGGAAATGATCCACCTGTTCGATCTGGACTTTACAGGGTGTGTCAGTTGTTTTGCATGCAAACTCATCGATGGGAAAAGCTACGGAACATGTGCCGTCCAGGACGATTTGAAAGAGGTATTGAAGAAAATCGAGGAAGCCGACGCCGTTGTCTTGGGGTCTCCCATTTATTTTGGCGAGGTGACGGCGGAATTCCGAGGACTGCTGGAGCGGTTGTTCTTTCAATATCTGGTCTACGACAAGGAGCGAACACTCTTGAATCCGAAGCGCAAACCAGTGTTGTTGATCTTTACCACCAATGCGCCGGAAGTGGCATATGAACAAGTGGGATATCTGAAAAAGTTTGATGACTATAAGGGGATGTTTGGTCGATTTATTGGAGAGACAAACTATATGTACGCTTCAGAGACACTTCAGTTCAAAGACTATTCCAAATACATGAGCACCATGATGGATCCGGCAGCACGAGAAAAACGCCATGACGAGATCTTTCCTATGGATTGTAAAAGAGCTTACAGCATGGGGAGTGCCTTGTTGAACAAGCAAGAATAG
- a CDS encoding sugar-binding transcriptional regulator, protein MTKEEKRRQMIKVAKYYYNEHLTQEEIAERLQLSRQKVGRMVQKLIPEGIVKIVIDDSMDDYIDLEQRMEKKFGLKEVLIVECMDSPHQTMDSLGKAAAAYLDRALKPDMIFGVAWGRTLAYVSRHISKEKLNLNLSVVQLAGGVFSADQFIEGQLQNQLSRQSGEITKDIAIRLGAKPYLMHNPLFVDNRETKQVLMQESSIANVFQMAAKCHMAMVSIASLGKSVSPFREGMLGEKELQCLHEKKAVGNFLFHYFDMEGNMIETNFYDRLMCPEIEDLRQIPIKICVAGTREKINAIYGGIRAGLVDVLITDSETAKALLKK, encoded by the coding sequence TTGACAAAAGAAGAAAAACGACGTCAGATGATCAAAGTCGCCAAGTATTATTACAATGAGCATCTTACCCAGGAAGAAATTGCAGAACGGCTCCAACTGTCTCGCCAAAAAGTGGGACGAATGGTCCAAAAGCTGATCCCGGAAGGGATCGTGAAGATCGTCATCGACGACAGCATGGACGACTACATCGACCTGGAACAGCGAATGGAAAAGAAATTCGGTTTGAAAGAAGTCCTTATTGTAGAGTGCATGGACTCGCCCCATCAAACCATGGACAGTTTGGGAAAAGCTGCTGCCGCATACCTGGATCGGGCGCTGAAACCGGACATGATCTTCGGTGTCGCCTGGGGCAGAACGTTGGCATATGTTTCCCGGCATATCAGCAAGGAAAAGCTGAATCTCAACCTGTCTGTAGTCCAATTGGCCGGTGGGGTGTTCAGTGCGGATCAATTTATCGAAGGGCAGTTGCAAAATCAGCTTTCCAGGCAATCCGGAGAAATCACCAAAGACATTGCCATTCGCCTTGGGGCCAAGCCCTATTTGATGCACAATCCGCTTTTTGTGGACAATCGGGAAACCAAGCAGGTGTTGATGCAGGAATCATCCATAGCCAATGTGTTTCAAATGGCGGCAAAATGCCACATGGCAATGGTGAGCATTGCCAGTTTGGGCAAGTCCGTTTCTCCCTTTCGGGAAGGGATGCTGGGAGAGAAGGAACTTCAATGTCTCCATGAAAAAAAAGCAGTAGGAAATTTTTTGTTCCACTATTTTGACATGGAAGGAAACATGATCGAAACCAATTTCTACGATCGGCTCATGTGTCCGGAAATCGAAGATCTTCGACAGATCCCCATTAAGATCTGCGTTGCTGGAACAAGAGAAAAAATAAATGCCATCTATGGTGGGATCCGGGCAGGACTGGTGGATGTATTGATCACTGATTCGGAAACGGCCAAGGCGTTGTTGAAAAAATGA
- a CDS encoding thiamine pyrophosphate-dependent dehydrogenase E1 component subunit alpha, translating to MALTKEILMEMYLRMNHARHFEEKVAYFFSRGMVHGTTHLSVGQEASGVASAMALDDGDLASLTHRGHSQAIGFGLDINRMMAELLGKETGYCKGKGGSMHIADIENGNLGANGIVGGGYCISTGAALTQQYNKTGKLVLCFSGDGSTNEGTFHEAVNLASIWKLPVIFFIENNLYGMSTHIEKSMNIKDIADRAKSYGIPGIIVDGNDAIEVYETVAKAAEGVRAGKGPVLIESKTYRWQGHSKSDAQAYRTKDEVEEWKEKDPIARLRKFMIDQGMATAEEMDEVEKQAKENMEKAVEFARESPEPPVESVTEDVYA from the coding sequence ATGGCTTTAACAAAAGAAATTCTCATGGAAATGTACTTGCGCATGAATCATGCCAGACACTTTGAGGAGAAAGTTGCATATTTCTTCTCACGAGGGATGGTGCACGGCACCACTCACCTGTCCGTAGGACAGGAAGCATCCGGGGTTGCTTCCGCCATGGCTTTGGATGACGGAGATCTGGCTTCCTTGACCCACCGGGGACACTCTCAAGCTATCGGATTCGGTCTGGATATCAACCGGATGATGGCGGAGCTTCTTGGAAAAGAAACGGGATACTGCAAGGGCAAAGGCGGATCCATGCACATAGCCGACATCGAGAACGGCAATCTGGGGGCAAACGGCATCGTTGGCGGAGGCTATTGCATCTCCACAGGTGCTGCATTGACCCAACAATACAATAAAACAGGCAAGTTGGTCCTTTGTTTCTCCGGAGACGGGTCTACCAACGAAGGGACCTTCCACGAGGCCGTCAACCTGGCGTCCATCTGGAAATTGCCGGTCATTTTCTTTATTGAAAACAACTTGTACGGCATGTCCACACATATCGAGAAATCCATGAACATCAAGGATATTGCCGATCGTGCAAAATCCTACGGCATTCCCGGGATCATTGTGGACGGCAACGATGCCATCGAAGTATACGAAACGGTAGCCAAAGCAGCAGAAGGCGTACGTGCCGGAAAAGGTCCGGTCCTCATTGAAAGCAAGACCTATCGCTGGCAAGGGCACTCCAAAAGCGACGCCCAAGCCTATCGAACCAAAGATGAAGTGGAAGAATGGAAAGAAAAAGATCCCATTGCCCGTTTGCGCAAATTCATGATCGATCAAGGCATGGCAACGGCGGAAGAAATGGATGAAGTGGAAAAACAAGCAAAAGAAAACATGGAAAAAGCTGTAGAATTTGCCAGAGAGAGTCCGGAACCGCCGGTGGAATCCGTCACGGAAGACGTGTACGCATAA
- a CDS encoding alpha-ketoacid dehydrogenase subunit beta — MKEMTYKDAINLAMSEEMRKDKNVIFMGEDIGVYGGAFGVSVGMFEEFGEERVKDTPISEAVIVGAAAGAAATGLRPICEMMFMDFITIAMDNLVNQAAKMRYMFGGKAKVPMTLRLPSGSGTGAAAQHTQSLEAWLCHVPGLKVVTASSPAEAKGLLKAAIRDDNPVCFVEHKLLYKMKGEVPVDDEYVLPLGQSYVRKEGTDVTIVTYGTILHRVLEVVEEVEKEGISVEVVDPRTLYPMETQTIVDSVKKTGRAIVVHEAAKTGGLGGEIAAMISESEAFDYLDAPVLRVCGLDTPIPYNRNLEAAVVPSVEAIKEAIYKVMNRK, encoded by the coding sequence ATGAAAGAAATGACTTATAAAGATGCCATCAACCTGGCCATGAGCGAGGAAATGAGAAAAGATAAAAACGTCATCTTCATGGGAGAAGATATCGGGGTCTACGGAGGAGCTTTTGGCGTTTCCGTCGGAATGTTTGAGGAATTCGGCGAAGAGCGGGTAAAAGATACGCCCATCTCGGAAGCGGTCATCGTTGGAGCAGCGGCAGGAGCGGCAGCTACCGGACTTCGACCCATTTGTGAAATGATGTTTATGGACTTTATCACCATTGCCATGGACAACCTGGTCAACCAGGCGGCAAAAATGAGATACATGTTCGGTGGAAAGGCAAAAGTTCCCATGACCCTCCGACTGCCATCCGGTTCGGGAACAGGAGCGGCAGCCCAGCACACCCAAAGCTTGGAAGCCTGGCTGTGCCACGTACCAGGATTGAAAGTAGTCACCGCATCGTCGCCGGCAGAGGCAAAAGGTCTTCTCAAGGCGGCCATTCGAGACGACAATCCGGTATGTTTCGTAGAACACAAACTTCTTTATAAAATGAAAGGAGAAGTTCCTGTAGACGACGAATATGTTTTGCCCTTGGGTCAATCCTACGTTCGAAAGGAAGGAACGGATGTGACCATTGTCACCTACGGAACCATCCTTCACCGGGTCCTGGAAGTAGTGGAAGAAGTGGAAAAAGAAGGCATCAGCGTGGAAGTGGTGGATCCAAGGACCCTTTATCCCATGGAAACACAAACCATTGTGGATTCCGTGAAAAAGACCGGAAGAGCCATTGTGGTCCATGAAGCGGCCAAGACCGGCGGATTGGGTGGAGAGATCGCAGCCATGATCTCTGAAAGCGAAGCCTTCGATTATTTGGACGCACCGGTGCTTCGGGTCTGCGGACTGGATACACCCATTCCCTACAACCGAAATTTGGAGGCAGCCGTCGTACCCAGCGTGGAAGCCATCAAGGAAGCCATCTACAAGGTAATGAATCGAAAATAA
- a CDS encoding dihydrolipoamide acetyltransferase family protein, whose amino-acid sequence MATEIIMPKAGMDMVEGTVIKWLVKEGDKVDTGDPILEILTDKVNMEVEAETTGTILKILAEEGEVLPVMTVIGYMGEEGDDVPDGPATTKEEVVKAKEDTGAVSKKSETTVPQKQETTTQELDPIAGDKVRATPAARYLARERDIPLGRVTGSGPKGRIQKVDVETFKALRATPLAAKIAKVEGVELDAVEGTGHGGKITKEDVVSGLKKETPAAETTATTAAVEEGKDQKIIPMKGIRKIIADRMIESQHTAATVSLTIEVDMTASIDLRSKIKDMLQEEKGVKITYTDLLIMAVTKSLVKYPLVNATMTEEGILVNDHVNMGIAVGLDSGLMVPVINNTEKMNLTQIVESRSDIVGRTVKGKIKPNELQGSTFTISNLGMFDTVSFTSIINQPNSAILSVGAILERMRVVEGKPEVRNVMNLTITLDHRVMDGVEGAKFLQYLKGLLEEPTRMLL is encoded by the coding sequence ATGGCAACGGAAATCATCATGCCGAAAGCCGGCATGGACATGGTGGAAGGCACCGTGATCAAATGGCTGGTCAAAGAGGGAGACAAGGTGGATACGGGAGATCCCATCTTGGAGATCCTGACGGATAAAGTCAACATGGAAGTGGAAGCGGAAACTACCGGTACCATTTTGAAGATCCTGGCGGAAGAGGGAGAAGTCCTTCCTGTAATGACCGTCATTGGATACATGGGAGAAGAAGGGGATGACGTCCCTGACGGACCCGCAACAACAAAAGAAGAAGTAGTAAAGGCAAAAGAAGATACGGGAGCAGTGTCGAAGAAAAGCGAGACCACCGTTCCGCAAAAACAGGAAACGACCACACAGGAGCTGGATCCTATTGCTGGAGACAAGGTACGTGCTACGCCAGCTGCCAGATATCTGGCCAGAGAAAGGGACATTCCACTGGGCAGGGTCACCGGATCCGGTCCAAAAGGGCGCATCCAGAAGGTGGATGTGGAGACATTCAAAGCTTTGCGCGCCACGCCCCTGGCTGCAAAGATCGCCAAGGTGGAAGGGGTGGAGCTGGACGCAGTGGAAGGAACTGGCCATGGCGGAAAGATCACCAAGGAGGATGTGGTTTCCGGTCTGAAGAAAGAAACGCCGGCTGCAGAAACAACCGCCACAACAGCTGCTGTTGAAGAAGGAAAAGACCAGAAAATCATCCCAATGAAGGGAATACGTAAGATCATTGCAGACCGCATGATCGAAAGCCAGCATACAGCAGCTACCGTTTCCTTGACCATCGAAGTGGACATGACTGCTTCCATAGACCTGCGAAGCAAGATCAAAGACATGCTGCAAGAGGAAAAAGGAGTCAAGATCACCTATACGGATCTGCTCATTATGGCGGTCACCAAATCTTTGGTCAAATATCCCCTGGTCAATGCAACGATGACGGAAGAAGGAATTTTGGTCAACGACCACGTCAACATGGGCATCGCCGTCGGACTGGACAGCGGTCTCATGGTGCCGGTCATCAACAATACGGAAAAAATGAACCTGACCCAGATCGTGGAAAGCCGATCCGACATCGTCGGAAGGACCGTCAAGGGAAAAATCAAACCCAACGAGCTCCAAGGCAGCACCTTTACCATCAGCAACCTGGGCATGTTTGACACCGTATCCTTTACCTCCATCATCAACCAGCCAAACAGCGCCATCTTGAGTGTAGGTGCCATTTTGGAGAGAATGCGGGTCGTTGAAGGCAAACCGGAAGTACGAAATGTCATGAATCTGACCATTACTTTGGACCATCGGGTCATGGACGGAGTGGAAGGGGCCAAGTTCCTGCAATACCTGAAAGGGTTGCTGGAGGAACCTACGAGAATGCTCTTGTAG
- the lpdA gene encoding dihydrolipoyl dehydrogenase, producing MATEIIMPKAGMDMVEGTVIKWLVQEGDKVSTGDPILEILTDKVNMEVEAETSGTILKILAEEGEVLPVMTVIGYMGDEGEAVPDAPEAPKVEEAPKEQSEETPKEEPKKAEAPATTSEKGTDSYDVVVLGAGPGGYVAAIRAAQLGAKTAIIEKQYFGGTCLNVGCIPTKTLVKTAEILHQIEHGAHRGIVVDKPTIDMAKVKKNKDNVVKTLTGGIGALLKSNKVAIYDGLGTVEKDNKVTITEGKDQGKVVSFDKLILATGSVPVIPPIPGLDLPGIMTSTEILDLTEVPKELIIIGGGVIGSEFATIYNAFGTKVTIVEMMPKLIPNMDEDLSKELEKQFKKAGIEVATGAKVEKVEQAGNGFAVTVSGSKEEVFQAEKVLVAIGRKANFAGLENMDIKKDRAVWVDEYLQTSRDHVYAVGDLTGKIQLAHLASAQGMVAAENAMGARKKMDYRFVPGCVYTIPEIGSVGLTEEEARRSHDVEIGRFPMSVSGKAIAMGETEGFVKIITDKRYGEILGVHMVGPSATELAAEAVAVMSLEGTIEELSNMIHAHPTISETIMEAAHDVHGRSIHLPKK from the coding sequence ATGGCAACGGAAATCATCATGCCGAAAGCCGGCATGGACATGGTGGAAGGTACAGTGATCAAATGGCTGGTCCAAGAGGGAGACAAGGTGAGCACCGGCGATCCCATTTTGGAAATTTTAACGGATAAGGTCAATATGGAAGTGGAAGCGGAAACCTCGGGCACCATTTTGAAGATTTTGGCGGAAGAGGGGGAAGTCCTTCCTGTAATGACCGTCATCGGCTACATGGGAGATGAAGGAGAAGCGGTTCCGGATGCTCCCGAAGCACCAAAGGTCGAAGAAGCCCCCAAGGAACAATCGGAGGAAACTCCGAAAGAAGAACCCAAGAAGGCGGAGGCACCGGCAACAACCTCGGAAAAAGGCACTGACTCCTATGACGTCGTTGTGTTGGGTGCCGGTCCCGGCGGATATGTGGCAGCCATTCGGGCAGCCCAGCTGGGTGCAAAGACAGCCATCATCGAGAAGCAATATTTTGGAGGGACTTGTTTGAACGTGGGGTGCATCCCCACCAAGACCTTGGTGAAAACAGCAGAGATCCTCCATCAGATCGAACATGGAGCCCATAGGGGCATCGTAGTGGACAAACCCACCATAGACATGGCCAAAGTAAAGAAAAACAAGGACAACGTGGTCAAGACCCTTACCGGCGGCATTGGGGCCCTCCTCAAGAGCAACAAGGTGGCCATCTATGACGGACTGGGGACCGTGGAGAAGGACAACAAGGTCACCATCACGGAGGGCAAGGATCAGGGAAAAGTTGTTTCCTTTGACAAACTGATACTGGCAACCGGATCCGTTCCGGTGATCCCCCCCATTCCAGGGTTGGATCTGCCGGGTATCATGACCAGTACGGAGATTCTGGATCTGACGGAAGTGCCCAAGGAACTGATCATCATCGGCGGTGGGGTCATCGGCAGCGAGTTTGCCACCATCTACAACGCATTCGGCACCAAGGTGACCATCGTGGAAATGATGCCGAAACTGATCCCCAACATGGATGAAGACCTGTCCAAAGAGCTGGAGAAACAGTTCAAAAAAGCCGGGATCGAAGTTGCCACCGGGGCAAAAGTGGAAAAAGTGGAGCAGGCCGGAAACGGATTTGCCGTCACCGTCAGTGGAAGCAAGGAAGAGGTCTTCCAGGCAGAGAAGGTACTGGTGGCCATTGGAAGAAAAGCCAACTTTGCCGGTTTGGAGAACATGGACATCAAAAAGGACCGGGCAGTATGGGTGGACGAATATCTGCAGACCAGCAGGGACCACGTCTATGCCGTAGGAGATCTGACCGGGAAGATCCAACTGGCCCATCTGGCCAGTGCACAGGGCATGGTGGCTGCGGAAAATGCCATGGGTGCCAGGAAAAAAATGGATTATCGATTTGTGCCGGGATGCGTTTATACCATACCGGAGATCGGGTCCGTTGGATTGACGGAAGAAGAAGCGAGAAGATCTCATGATGTGGAGATTGGCCGATTCCCCATGAGTGTCAGTGGCAAAGCCATAGCCATGGGAGAAACGGAAGGCTTCGTCAAGATCATCACGGACAAGCGATACGGAGAGATCCTGGGGGTCCACATGGTAGGCCCCAGTGCCACAGAGCTGGCGGCAGAAGCCGTGGCAGTCATGTCTTTGGAAGGAACCATCGAGGAACTTTCCAACATGATCCACGCTCATCCCACCATCTCAGAAACCATTATGGAAGCGGCCCACGATGTACACGGGCGATCCATTCACCTACCCAAGAAGTAA